GGCAAGCGCGGCACGACCTCCCGCCTCCGCAATCAGCTCCATCGGCTCCTTTCCACCACGATCCGGTGCAGCTACTCCAACGAAGCGAAGGGACACGTCGCCGGTGTCGGCTATTCGATCGCCCACAGGCACCAGCTCTGGTGGTCGCCCCGAGACCCCGAGCAGCGGCCGCTCTGGAGCTCGGTCGTCGTCCTCAGCGCCGAGTTCTACGACGAGCTCGTCACCCACGCCGTGCCGATCGACCTCCGTGCCCTCAAGGCCCTCAAGGCCTCGCCGCTCGCCCTGGACATCTACTCGTGGCTCACCTACCGGATGAGCTACCTGCGGAGGCCATGCCTGATCCCCTGGGAGGCGCTCAGGACCCAGTTCGGCGCCGACTACGGTCGACTGCGGGACTTCAGGAGGAAGTTTCTCGTGCACCTGGCGGACGTGCTTCAGGTTTACCCGGCTGCCCGCCTCTCGGAGCGGCCGGCAGGCCTCCTGCTAAGACCCTCTCCGACACACCTGCCACGACGTTCAAGCGCCAGAAGCTAGGCAA
The genomic region above belongs to bacterium and contains:
- a CDS encoding pirin — protein: MARILVQATLPHRRPKTHEFERVNGRFTLYMNAPPSVGLPYGSYPRLALAWLSTEAVRTRCREIELGPTFSSFMYKLGLTPITGKRGTTSRLRNQLHRLLSTTIRCSYSNEAKGHVAGVGYSIAHRHQLWWSPRDPEQRPLWSSVVVLSAEFYDELVTHAVPIDLRALKALKASPLALDIYSWLTYRMSYLRRPCLIPWEALRTQFGADYGRLRDFRRKFLVHLADVLQVYPAARLSERPAGLLLRPSPTHLPRRSSARS